A region from the Flavobacterium enshiense genome encodes:
- a CDS encoding HYC_CC_PP family protein, whose product MKINKHISFVLALLILVSNVGLAFNVHYCGGDLAEISLDYKKSEPCEVKKIEKQETCCASTDEHDSCCSNSKVDLKKTISDEVIVKSFQLDLGAFTFVEGWKAPEVPVDFEEIKLKSDAPSFYCDSNAPPLYKLYCQYLFYDRF is encoded by the coding sequence ATGAAAATAAATAAGCACATTAGTTTCGTTTTAGCGCTGCTGATCTTGGTTTCCAATGTCGGACTGGCGTTCAATGTGCATTATTGCGGCGGAGATCTGGCTGAAATTTCATTGGATTATAAAAAATCGGAGCCTTGTGAAGTAAAGAAAATTGAAAAGCAAGAGACATGCTGTGCTTCTACGGACGAACACGACAGTTGTTGTTCCAACAGTAAGGTCGATTTGAAAAAAACGATTTCCGATGAGGTTATCGTAAAAAGTTTTCAGTTAGATTTAGGTGCTTTTACTTTTGTAGAAGGATGGAAAGCGCCGGAAGTACCTGTTGATTTTGAAGAAATTAAATTGAAAAGTGATGCTCCTTCGTTTTATTGCGACAGTAATGCTCCGCCACTCTACAAACTCTATTGCCAGTATCTTTTCTACGACAGATTTTAA
- a CDS encoding TonB-dependent receptor, whose protein sequence is MYKYIMIFLMLTANIALAQENVSGTVTDEKNNPLPGASIVWKDTDKGATTDEKGFFSLPMNPGSHEITVSYVGYQSVSLMVHEPKEIKVQLQPSKRKSLDEVVVTTKRNSLQKSYVKTANVTTMSSKELLKAACCNLSESFETNPSIDVNFSDAVSGSKQIKMLGLTSPYILIAEENIPSVRGASQAYGLSFIPGTWVESIQITKGAGSVVNGYESISGQINTELLKPANDIPFYLNAYGSTDSRFELNTHLNKKFTDKLSSSLFVHGSTRVSKKDMNDDMFLDNPLGKQINLMNRWQYNDLENGWVSFLNVRYMRDEKQAGQVDFDPDTDKGTTNHWGSEINTDKVDVSSKIGYVFPDMPWKSIGFQNAYNYHSQKSYFGLNQYNIQQNSFYSNVIYNSIISNTLNKFATGLNFTSDDYNEFVTVGLPMDVSRRDNSLGAFFEYTYDNTDNFSLVAGARFDLHNRLGAFFTPRLHVRYNPWEKAVLRASAGRGKRSANIFAENQNLFASSRAFSVINANGKIYGLDPEIAWNYGVSFTQGFQLLGKKAEVTLDYYRTDFQNQAVVDVDFSPQAVVFHNLDGKSYANSLQIDFNVDLMTHFSVRTAYKFYDIQTDYLTGTLDRPLQAKHRFFTNLAYETHIKEKGQQWKFDFTYNWMGKQRLPNTSTNPEPYKLNPYSNPFSVMNAQVTRTFSSVFEMYVGGENIGNYKQKNAILGAEDPFGPYFDSSMIYAPVFGQMYYAGIRFKVK, encoded by the coding sequence ATGTATAAATATATTATGATTTTCCTTATGCTGACAGCCAATATTGCGTTAGCTCAGGAAAATGTGTCGGGTACCGTAACCGACGAAAAAAATAATCCTTTGCCCGGCGCTTCCATCGTATGGAAAGATACCGATAAAGGAGCAACGACCGACGAAAAAGGATTTTTCAGTTTGCCGATGAATCCGGGAAGCCATGAAATAACCGTGAGTTATGTGGGATATCAAAGTGTTTCCCTTATGGTTCATGAGCCAAAAGAGATCAAGGTGCAACTTCAACCCAGTAAGAGAAAAAGTCTGGATGAGGTTGTAGTAACGACCAAACGAAACTCGCTTCAAAAGTCGTATGTAAAAACGGCTAACGTAACCACTATGAGCAGCAAAGAATTGCTCAAAGCGGCGTGTTGCAACCTTTCCGAAAGTTTTGAAACCAATCCGTCCATCGATGTAAATTTCTCTGATGCCGTTTCTGGAAGCAAGCAAATCAAAATGCTGGGCTTAACCAGTCCGTACATCTTGATTGCAGAAGAAAATATTCCTTCGGTTCGAGGAGCCTCTCAGGCATACGGACTATCGTTTATTCCAGGGACATGGGTGGAAAGTATCCAGATAACAAAAGGAGCAGGGAGTGTGGTGAATGGGTATGAGAGCATTTCGGGACAAATCAATACCGAGTTGTTAAAGCCCGCAAACGACATTCCGTTTTATCTGAATGCTTATGGATCGACCGACAGCCGTTTTGAGCTGAATACACATCTCAACAAAAAGTTTACAGATAAATTAAGCAGCAGTCTTTTCGTTCATGGTAGTACCCGTGTGTCTAAAAAGGATATGAATGATGATATGTTTTTAGACAATCCTTTGGGAAAACAAATTAACTTGATGAACCGCTGGCAGTACAACGATCTGGAAAATGGTTGGGTGAGCTTTTTGAATGTGCGTTACATGAGAGACGAAAAGCAAGCGGGTCAGGTTGATTTTGATCCCGATACGGATAAAGGAACAACGAACCACTGGGGTTCCGAAATCAATACCGATAAAGTGGATGTTTCTTCAAAAATAGGTTATGTTTTTCCGGATATGCCATGGAAGAGCATCGGTTTTCAAAACGCATATAACTATCATAGTCAGAAATCCTATTTCGGTTTAAACCAATACAATATTCAGCAGAACAGTTTTTATTCGAATGTGATTTATAATTCCATCATCAGTAATACATTAAATAAATTTGCTACGGGTTTGAATTTCACATCAGATGATTACAACGAATTTGTGACGGTAGGTTTGCCGATGGACGTCAGTCGAAGAGATAATTCCCTGGGAGCGTTTTTTGAATATACTTACGATAATACCGATAATTTTAGCTTGGTGGCTGGAGCCCGTTTCGATTTACATAATCGTTTAGGAGCATTTTTTACCCCGAGACTTCACGTGCGCTACAATCCATGGGAAAAAGCCGTGTTGCGTGCATCTGCGGGAAGAGGAAAGCGCAGTGCCAATATTTTTGCTGAAAATCAAAACCTTTTTGCGAGTTCCAGAGCTTTTTCGGTTATTAATGCAAATGGAAAAATCTATGGTTTGGATCCCGAAATTGCGTGGAATTATGGGGTGAGTTTCACACAAGGCTTTCAACTGCTTGGTAAAAAGGCTGAAGTAACTTTAGATTACTACAGAACGGATTTTCAAAATCAGGCCGTGGTGGATGTGGATTTCAGTCCACAGGCCGTAGTTTTTCATAATTTAGATGGAAAATCATATGCGAACAGTTTGCAAATCGATTTCAATGTGGATTTAATGACACATTTTTCGGTTCGTACCGCCTATAAGTTTTATGATATTCAAACCGACTATCTGACAGGAACATTGGACCGTCCATTGCAGGCAAAACATCGTTTCTTTACCAATCTGGCCTACGAAACCCACATCAAGGAAAAAGGACAGCAATGGAAATTTGATTTTACCTATAACTGGATGGGGAAACAGCGTTTGCCAAATACGTCAACCAATCCGGAGCCGTATAAACTGAACCCGTATTCAAATCCGTTTTCGGTAATGAATGCTCAGGTAACGCGAACTTTCTCCAGTGTGTTTGAGATGTATGTGGGGGGTGAAAATATTGGGAATTACAAACAAAAAAATGCTATTTTAGGTGCGGAGGATCCTTTTGGCCCGTATTTTGACAGTTCAATGATATACGCACCGGTTTTCGGACAGATGTATTATGCCGGAATCCGATTTAAAGTTAAATAG